One part of the Larus michahellis chromosome 22, bLarMic1.1, whole genome shotgun sequence genome encodes these proteins:
- the AMHR2 gene encoding LOW QUALITY PROTEIN: anti-Muellerian hormone type-2 receptor (The sequence of the model RefSeq protein was modified relative to this genomic sequence to represent the inferred CDS: deleted 1 base in 1 codon): MGLAPGLPGARNLSCVSYKHPSVRGGLGGAGGATAGTVHCPPGQCCIGIWNQSHALVQGCWGGRGGSCPSATCAPSPAGPPGGAILVCLCHGHLCNGNASGSGTAGGLGGPPATPPVSPAPGGVGAGGALWLWGTGPLLLLLLLLFLACLALLALRRRRTQRGRPPQGGRGIGAPPEPPSPDLPALRFLQVLQAGRFSAVWRGTLQQRPVAIKAFAAAAAGRFAAERAVHALPLMEHQNVARLLGTRGAGPRARGGLLVLQLYPAGSLRHFLGQHVGTWAGSVRLALSLARGLAFLHQELWRDGLYKPSVVHRDLSSQNVLVREDGTCAIGDFGLALALPPRAQAGTGARHAVPIRKAGTQRYLAPEILEESLDLRAWGRALRQADVYALALLLWEILSRCQALSPGVPVPAFRLAYEAELGASPTGAQLRRLAVEERRRPLIPPAWHWAPQRGGALPELLEDCWDPDPEARLSAERALQRLQRLAAGPPRLPAPPRLLPGPPHFLPAPPRPPPPPRGSGLRATPPAPEREVPELSPAMWDPSAGQPPPLNPVYPPNPTYPPQPPPPNPAYPPNPTYPPHGVPPNPLGGPGQPPYPSGTPRTPRGLLRSLSGPSLCPLGPAGCPPLQPPYPGVPPCTPPGWTRRRRKS, from the exons atggggctgGCGCCGGGGctgccag gcgccCGCAACCTCAGCTGCGTCTCCTATAAGCACCCCAGCGTGCGGGGAGGgttggggggcgcggggggggccaCGGCCGGCACCGTCCACTGCCCCCCCGGCCAGTGCTGCATCGGCATCTGGAACCAGAGCCACGCGCTGGTGCAGg gctgctggggggggcgggggggc tcctgtccctctgccacctgcgcccccagccccgcgggccCCCCCGGCGGTGCCATCCTCGTCTGCCTCTGCCACGGCCACCTCTGCAACGGCAACGCCAGCGGCAGCGGCAcggccggggggctggggggaccccccGCGACCCCG CCTGTGTCCCCAGCACCCGGTGgcgtgggggccgggggggccctgtggctgtggggcaccggccccctcctcctcctcctcctcctcctcttcctcgcctgCCTGGCCCTCCTCG CGCTGAGACGGAGGAGGACCCAGAGGGGGCGGCCGCCGCAGGGGGGGCGGGGGATCGGggcccccccggagccccccagcccgGACCTGCCTGCGCTGCGCTTCCTGCAG GTGCTGCAGGCGGGCCGCTTCTCGGCGGTGTGGCGGGGCACCCTGCAGCAGCGGCCGGTGGCCATCAAGGCCttcgcggcggcggcggccgggcgctTCGCGGCGGAACGGGCCGTGCACGCGCTGCCGCTCATGGAGCACCAGAACGTGGCCCGGCTGCTGGGGACACGGGGCGCCGGACCCCGCGCCCGCGGGGGGCTCCTCGTCCTCCAGCTCTACCCCGCC ggctccctgcGGCACTTCCTGGGGCAGCACGTGGGGACGTGGGCCGGCAGCGTGCGCCTGGCCCTGTCCCTCGCCCGCGGCCTGGCCTTCCTGCACCAGGAGCTCTGGCGCGACG GCCTGTACAAGCCCAGCGTGGTGCACCGGGACCTGAGCAGCCAGAACGTGCTGGTGCGGGAGGACGGGACCTGCGCCATCGGGGACTTCGGGCTGGCGCTGGCCCTGCCACCGCGCGCCCAGGCCGGCACCGGCGCCCGCCACGCCGTGCCCATCCGCAAG GCGGGCACCCAGCGGTACCTGGCGCCCGAAATCCTGGAGGAGAGCCTGGACCTGCGGGCGTGGGGGCGGGCGCTGCGGCAGGCGGACGTCTACGCCCTGGCACTGCTGCTCTGGGAGATCCTCTCCCGCTGCCAGGCCCTCAGCCCCg GGGTGCCCGTGCCGGCGTTCCGGCTGGCCTACGAGGCGGAGCTGGGTGCCAGCCCCACGGGTGCCCAGCTCCGGCGCTTGGCCGTGGAGGAACGACGGCGGCCGCTCATCCCCCCCGCCTGGCACTGGGCCCCCCAG cgggggggggccctgccggAGCTGCTGGAGGATTGCTGGGACCCCGACCCCGAGGCCCGGCTCTCGGCCGAGCGGGCGCTCCAGCGGCTGCAGCGCCTggccgccggccccccccggctgccggcccccccccgccttctgcCGGGCCCCCCCCACTTCCTACCGGCTCCCCCccgcccaccaccacccccccggggctccgGCCTCCGGGCCACCCCTCCGGCGCCTGAGCGAGAG GTCCCAGAGCTGTCACCCGCCATGTGGGACCCCAGTGCAG ggcagccgCCCCCCCTCAACCCCGTGTACCCCCCGAACCCCACgtaccccccccagcccccaccccccaaccccgcgTACCCCCCCAACCCCACGTACCCCCCCCACGGGGTACCCCCAAACCCGCTGGGGGGGCCTGGACAGCCCCCTTACCCCTCCGGGACCCCCCGTACCCCCCGGGGGCTCCTCCGGTCCCTTTCGGGGCCCTCCCTGTGCCCGCTGGGACCCGCGGGGTgcccccccctgcagcccccctacCCCGGGGTGCCCCCCTGTACCCCCCCGGGCTGGACAAGAAGGCGGCGAAAAAGctga